The DNA window ttattaataatttgagtgaaataaaaatgatatttgaatatattgatatttttataaaaaataattataattctttttaataagttttaatttaacatttttgttGAACTTTTTGTGGGTGTcttgtttcttttcttttttcatcgTTGCATTTTTTAGATTTAACATTTTGTTTAGTTAGAtcaattttctattaatttttgtaatatgaATAATACTCTCAACGGTGGAGGTTGACTGAATTTAGTAACCATTATCAAATGGTTGTGATTGTTTAATCTTTTATactgttaattttatttttgtaaattattaatataatttgatatttgttttgattttgtagaTGTTATTtggtattatttaataaataatttcttgagaattaatttcttataaaaaataaataaataattttttttttggacaaTTTTACATTAGTTAAtgttttaatgtatttaatcaGAGTAAAGAAATATTACAATCATAATAGTTAGAACAAcagaagaaaaattatttagattctaAAAGATATTTGAACATCATAAAATTTGATCTTGTAGAACTTAAACATGATTAATCTAGTTTACAAATTGAGCCACATTCAATGAAAGACCCGTCAAGATTGGGTAATAGACATTCTAATTTTTGTTGTGTCACGTACGTGGAAGAAAGAAGTGTTTCCATGACTCTACCACCCAGCCAATTCTGTTTCACTTAATCCCTCTTTCATGGCCCCATatctttccggctaaggaatGAGAAATCTTTCTCCTGTTACAAGAATCCAATtttcatttcatccgggaaAAGCCATCTTTTTCTCAATAATGTCTTTGCCATTTGATCCAATAGCCTTCCGTTAGATAGgaagagatttgataaatactgagAATTCTCGGATAGAGTATTAGAACGGAAAGATCCATTAGATAATGAACTATTGATTCTAAGCCATCTCTGGCGATTAATCAACAATTTGAAGCGCTTTTCTTGCGTATTCTTGAGAAACCAGCGGTTATATAGAGATGGAGGAGGACCTGTTTGGGAAGTAAGAAGCCGCTTCTGAATTTCGAATAGTATTTagattaacaaaaataatataattcaaaataaatctctgtaaaaaaaatagtttttaatttttagagcGCTAAGTAGGTGGTCCCTAGGCGTCCTATCTCGCCTCACCCGTGGGCTGGCCTGCATTCACGCTATAGAAACAACTCTGTAATCAGTTCCTCTATGGACATTGACCTGAAGAAACCTTTTTATGTTCTTTTATGATTTAACTTACCGAGCATCAtgtgattattaatatttgttggATGTGAACGGATTCCGTtcatttattaatcttttttttatattaaattcatcaacaaaatatttttaaaaaatagatatgaaaatatgttataccaaagtattttatttaatattttaactgataatataaaataaaaatagtaattaataaatgaatcaaACTGttttcctttctttcaaataatgTCTAAAAATTTAggcttatttgatattttattgtaAGTACATGGCATGTTTTATCTTCTTTTTGTTTAATCCTTCATTTTGTCTCTCGTTTCGATCAGAAAAGTTTGATTCAGAGATTATTTTCTTTCGCATTGACCTTCTTCGACTCAGGTTCCATTTGGAGAATTCTCGTGTTCAGGTATCTGAATTAGATTAATGTAACTTCAGATTGATATTTTTATAGCAACTTATATTTTTCGACTAAACATTCATCGCACaagatttttattcaaaaagaaTTATCTATAATCAACTGAACAACAGCAATAAGTTTCTAAATCTGAgtaaacaatttcaaataccACTCCATTTTCAAATGGGATAACTAAACTCACATTTGAATCAAAAATATGTGTGTAACTAAATATAGGGAACACCAGATACTTAAATCATCATCAAAAGCCTATTTGTAACAACAAATTCCCATTTCTTGGTACAAATATTGAAACTAACATGTATTAGGGCAGAAgccaaaggaaaaaaaaaactatatagcCCATGTAGTTGGTTCGATCACGGATAACTTTTTCCCATGACGTTTAGGCAAAGAAATAACTACAACCCTTTGTGGAATAactaaaaaccaaaaataagcTCGAACTTAAAACCTAATTCTCCTAGCATTTTCTTTACATAGTATGCAAAACAAAAAATGGTTGAGATCGTCTCAACCTCATGAAAACTGTACAccaataatattaacatatatcgAAACTTGgtggatgataatgatgatgatgatcatatatctatataatatagTATGGATGAAATTTGTATTCTCGGGGGAAAGAATGTCATCACCTCGTCAGATGAACCATGTGTGTGTGTGAAAGCTCTCAATGATGACTTTCCATTAGATCTGCAAGAGTGATTTTCCCGCAGTTTCCAGTGTCTAGCCGATCAAATTTCTGACATATTTGAAGAATGTCCTTCTCTGTCACCTTCCCCATTTCTTTTAGTTTGTAGATCACATACTCAGACTTGCTGCAAACAAACTCAATAATTATGGCCAACAAACCTAACAAGAACgcaaactaaagaaaatgaacAGATTTAATGACAACGACGTAAGTATGAAGAGTTCTTTTGCAGAGATAAGTCCAAGAGTGATgaataagttaaaatatgacGCATTATTAAAGcataagaaacaaataattgacattaagaagaagaaagaaccAATACAACACTTTGCAAGTAGTTGTTTTTTTCAGTCTGTCCAACCAGACTTGTTGTTTGGACATTTAGacttttttgttttcttcttatttGGCTCAAATACAAAATTGACCTAATGTTacagataaaataaaatcatcacaTCATTTCCTCAAAGAAGACATCATGTAAATTGTAGAGTCCACATCCATAAGCATGTGAAGTATATAATGGAAAACTGGAGAAGTATCAGAAAATCGATCATTGCTCTGTTCTCAAATCATTTCAGAAAGCAAAAGCAAATCCATCCAAGCCCGCCTCAATTCATACTTAATCAGAGAAATCAAATCCACAAAATCCAAAGGATGGATAAGACAAATGCATACACATCTCAATGTCTCAAAAGACAATTTAACCTgctaatcttttttaaaatgttcaaaaGGCTTCCTttaggaaataaaaaataaaatggcaAGCAAATGTTAATGAACatctcaatttttaaattatttttagaccTGGGTTTTTACGCTATAGAAGACTAGCAAAGCATCCCACCATAATGATCCCCCTCCTTTTCAATCGAGGTGCTTCAAGTGGGAATCGAACATCCCAAATTAGTTATCACCAAAAcatatttaactttttcattttcaacTTCTAAGGTCTACCTTGATCCCACCATAAAACATTATCAGCAAGCAATCAGGGCATTCTTAGTGGGAAACTATCAGCAAGCAATCTATTAAATATAGGAATATCTGAATTCATGCATGAGTCTATAGGAAATGATCAAATCAATTCACATTTGATACATTGATCAGATGAAGAATAATAAAACTTACCTCACAAAACCATTATTGTCAATATCAGCTGCAAGAAACTGAGAAACAGTCATATCCTGACCAAGCACCCATTTAGCCATCATTCTCTGCCGCTTGTCTACTCTTGCCTCTGCCAAGTAAAGAAAAGCTCGTGCAACAGCAAGTGTTGAAACAAGCAACCAAATCGAAGCAAAAATCCGACCAGCCATAGAATTGAAAGCCCTATCTCCATATCCAACAGTAGTAACCGACATAACAGAGAGATAAAACGAATCTATCCAACCTAGTTTCTCCACAAAATGCATGACAGTAGCTCCAAGACCAACACAAAGAACCACAACACCTAATGCTAATGCAACCTTCATTCGAATCCTCATCCTCCCTTTCTTAAGATCCACAAGATAAGAACCATGATTATGATCCTTCTCTGCTCCAGATTTTACAGCCCTGAGTAAGTAATTCTCTTGCAAATCAAGAACATAACTGACCATTCCAgtcattaaaatatcaataaaccCAAAACCCACCAAGACAAACAAAATGGAGAACAGTTTGGTGGAGGTAGTATTGGGAGTAATATCACCATACCCGATTGTACACATGGTTACAATACAAAAGTACAATGCATCAACAACTGGGTGGGTTTCATGAGCTGTGAAGTTATGACGattgaaagaataaataatcACACCCAGAGACAAGTAAATTAACAGAAGAAAAATAGCCTGACGAACAATCGAGATAGAGTCGGAATGAGGGGACTTTGTTGTAGACTTGGGATGTTCAATCTCGTTGATTGTGGCCATGGCAGGAGCAGTTTTTGACCTATGAAGATTGCTTTTGGTGATGGTATAGTTAGGATCAACCAACCAAGAGAGAAGGGATTGGGTTTCTTGATTAACTGAGCCATCTGCGGATGCGGAGGAGGGTTTGGGGGAGGAGAGAGTTAGGGCGTCGAATAGATTGGTAGAAGAATtgttggtggtggtggtggaagGTGATGAAGGGCCGAAGATTAGGCGTTCTTTGACTTCGGATGGGGTCATCGGAACGGGAAGGGCGATGACATCATCTTCCGGTAAGGTGTAGAGAGAAGAAAGGGGAGATGGTTGTGACCGCCTTGGGCTGACAAAGGGTAGAAGCGGCTCTTTGTCCATGTGATGAATAGGCTGATTGTTTGTTAGTATGatgatggattatttgaaaagggtGTGGATTTGATTCGGAATCAAACTGAAACCCAAAAGGGAGAAACGGTAGCGAAGGAGAAAAGCACCAGTTTTTCCGATTCCCAACGAACGATCAAACTAATTTATGAatgaaagagaaagagagaatcgATTTACATACAGAGAGAGTGGTGACTGCCCATTCCCTTTGACGCGTGGTTAAGAGTTTTCTTTACGATCTTGACTTGCCCATTtcaatatatgtatttatttggATTTACTCAATTCagataaaacatttttattcactttttaaaatcaaattgataattttaaataacttattttaaaaaaatatattttttataataaattaattaatgaatataaagGTCACCCATATGAGAgggatatttaaataattcaaaaccaaatctttcatatttatttggttgattttatgtttttaatcttgttttgttagatagaattttgattttgattttttatatatcgAATAATATTACCAGACGTTGGTGGGTTGTGTATTGTTTATATCCTACGACGGATCGAgagttgtttttaattttttcaataaaaaatttttaaaacgGATTTCTTTCAGTTGGATGTCCtcttattatttgtataattcaGTTAATTGAACATTTTTCAACGTTGTTTACCAAGTTTTAGTAGAACAATTTTTACTATCATTCAGAATATTTGGTaaggattttattttaattaaataaactatcaTGACACCCCACCCCCACCCCACCGACTTTTCAACTGGATCACTCCAGTGTGTATTTGTTAAAGATTTTAATGACattgtttgattgatttattcAGCTTactatatttcattatttactttaaagttagattttcttttttagaattttaattattgtaaatatgTGATATTATTTAACGTTAGTTTGTTGACGTTATTTtaccatttaattttttataggtaattttttatttgaattaatgataataattattttttttaaatataaatataaaagtttaaacataaatttatagatgatttaataagatttaaaaaatacaagtgAAATAATTGATCATCATGTTTAGACTTTATTCCATTAAAATTATACTAACCAGGTTGGCTTATTATGATTAGTCCACTAGTGTTGATATTGATActtgtattataaattataataacagacaatattaatattttcagtCCTTTTCAGTTAcctgatttttaaaatatatacttatttgaaataTTCTGACAAATTCATTAACTCAAGTCTTCCTTCATGTGATGAAATCTATCAtgcatttattttttctcaaaaattcCCATGTCAACAAAATGTCCCAAATCaatgtttaaatattataattttcataaaacaataCTTCCCTATAAAATCCTGTGTAAGTAGACCAAGTTTCAATAACACAAGAAGAATAAGGacattgattttataaaaaaaaaatacaaactttAAAGGCATATTTGAATTCTTATGtttttgtataataattatgcttactaaattatttaaaattatattttcaataaaatacaaaccaatataatttataatctaccataccattaatttttataattttaatttatatttttttaaatattttatcatatgtGAGAATTAACATGAAccgaatatatttttaatttaagttcacatgttaaagtttttaatttaagttcACAAGTTAAACTGGTTTTTATTAATGGGTATTAAATTCTAAACAAAACTCTTTGACAccctaataaataaattatgtcaaactaatcttaataatatatattcaaattatttttattatatatttttccataaccaatttcacat is part of the Impatiens glandulifera chromosome 1, dImpGla2.1, whole genome shotgun sequence genome and encodes:
- the LOC124919160 gene encoding two-pore potassium channel 3-like gives rise to the protein MDKEPLLPFVSPRRSQPSPLSSLYTLPEDDVIALPVPMTPSEVKERLIFGPSSPSTTTTNNSSTNLFDALTLSSPKPSSASADGSVNQETQSLLSWLVDPNYTITKSNLHRSKTAPAMATINEIEHPKSTTKSPHSDSISIVRQAIFLLLIYLSLGVIIYSFNRHNFTAHETHPVVDALYFCIVTMCTIGYGDITPNTTSTKLFSILFVLVGFGFIDILMTGMVSYVLDLQENYLLRAVKSGAEKDHNHGSYLVDLKKGRMRIRMKVALALGVVVLCVGLGATVMHFVEKLGWIDSFYLSVMSVTTVGYGDRAFNSMAGRIFASIWLLVSTLAVARAFLYLAEARVDKRQRMMAKWVLGQDMTVSQFLAADIDNNGFVSKSEYVIYKLKEMGKVTEKDILQICQKFDRLDTGNCGKITLADLMESHH